In Frondihabitans sp. PAMC 28766, a genomic segment contains:
- a CDS encoding pyruvate carboxylase, giving the protein MFSKILVANRGEIAIRAFRAAYELGAKTVAVYPWEDRNSLHRMKADEAYLIGERGHPVRAYLDVDEIVRVAVEAGADAIYPGYGFLSENPQLAAAASAAGIVFIGPDSSVLEMAGNKVTAKEHARAAGVPVLASSAPSRDVDELVASADEVGFPIFAKAVAGGGGRGMRRVEKRDDLRAALEEAMREAESAFGDPTMFLEQAVLRPRHVEVQILADSEGSTMHLFERDCSVQRRHQKVVEIAPAPHLDESIRTALHRDAIAFAKSIGYVNAGTVEFLVDTVGPRAGQHVFIEMNPRIQVEHTVTEEVTDVDLVQAQMRIASGESLADIGLAQETLVLRGFALQCRITTEDPSTGFRPDTGKISTYRSPGGAGIRIDGGTVAAGAQISPHFDSMLAKLTCRARTFEAAVARARRALAEFRIRGVSTNIPFLQGVIDDPDFVRGDISTSFIEERPHLLDGHRSKDRGTKILRWIAETTVNQPNGASPISIDPVTKLPGLASPLTLPRGSRDRLLDLGPAGFAADLRQRPELAVTDTTFRDAHQSLLATRVRTVDLVAAAPYVAATMPELLSVEAWGGATYDVALRFLGEDPWQRLALLREAMPGVAIQMLLRGRNTVGYTPYPTRVTDAFVEEAAATGVDVFRIFDALNDVSQMRPAIDAVLETGTTVAEVALCYTGNLLSPAEDLYTLDYYLRLADDIVATGAHVLAIKDMAGLLRPAAATALVTALRERFDLPVHLHTHDTAGGQLATILAASRAGVDAVDVASAPLAGTTSQVSASALVAALEDTDRDTGLSFEAVAALEPYWEAVRHLYRPFESGLPAPTGRVYDHEIPGGQLSNLRQQAIALGLENDFELIEDMYAAADRILGRIPKVTPSSKVVGDLALHLTAVGADPADFEANPGSYDIPDSVVRFMAGELGDLPGGWPEPFRTKVLAGRRVDLSVEKLSPADDAALAEPGPARRDTLNRLLFPGPAAQYHDRLADYGDLSVLSTRDYLYGLRGGEESQVHVAPGVDILIGLEAIGDPDEKGMRQVMATMNGQLRPVVVRDLSIGVDVVPVEKANPASPGHVGAPFSGVVTLRIAAGDEVEQGQTVATIEAMKMEASITSPVAGTVSRALVDGSVAVEAGDLLVDILVLHPTKGLPA; this is encoded by the coding sequence GTGTTCTCGAAGATCCTCGTCGCCAACCGCGGCGAAATCGCCATCCGCGCCTTCCGTGCCGCTTACGAGCTGGGTGCGAAGACGGTCGCCGTCTACCCCTGGGAAGACCGCAACTCGTTGCACCGCATGAAGGCCGACGAGGCCTACCTCATCGGCGAGCGAGGCCATCCGGTGCGCGCCTACCTCGACGTCGACGAGATCGTCCGGGTCGCCGTCGAGGCGGGCGCCGACGCGATCTACCCCGGCTACGGCTTCCTGTCCGAGAACCCGCAGCTGGCCGCGGCTGCGTCCGCGGCCGGGATCGTCTTCATCGGCCCCGACTCGTCGGTGCTCGAGATGGCCGGCAACAAGGTGACGGCGAAAGAGCACGCTCGGGCCGCCGGCGTCCCCGTGCTGGCGTCCTCCGCCCCGTCTCGCGACGTCGACGAGCTCGTCGCCTCGGCCGACGAGGTGGGCTTCCCGATCTTCGCGAAGGCCGTGGCGGGCGGCGGCGGGCGCGGTATGCGCCGCGTCGAGAAGCGCGACGACCTGCGCGCGGCCCTCGAGGAGGCGATGCGCGAGGCCGAGAGCGCGTTCGGCGACCCGACCATGTTCCTCGAACAGGCAGTCCTCCGCCCTCGGCACGTCGAGGTGCAGATCCTCGCCGACTCCGAGGGGTCGACGATGCACCTGTTCGAGCGCGACTGTTCGGTGCAGCGACGCCACCAGAAGGTCGTCGAGATCGCCCCCGCGCCCCACCTCGACGAGAGCATCCGCACGGCCCTCCACCGGGACGCGATCGCGTTCGCGAAGTCGATCGGCTACGTGAACGCCGGCACCGTCGAGTTCCTGGTCGACACCGTCGGGCCGCGGGCCGGCCAGCACGTCTTCATCGAGATGAACCCGCGCATCCAGGTCGAGCACACCGTCACCGAAGAGGTCACCGACGTCGATCTCGTCCAGGCGCAGATGCGCATCGCCTCGGGCGAGAGCCTCGCCGACATCGGCCTGGCGCAAGAGACCCTCGTCCTCCGCGGCTTCGCCCTCCAGTGCAGGATCACGACGGAAGACCCGAGCACCGGCTTCCGGCCCGACACGGGCAAGATCAGCACCTACCGCTCGCCGGGCGGCGCGGGCATCCGCATCGACGGCGGCACGGTCGCCGCGGGGGCTCAGATCAGCCCGCACTTCGACTCGATGCTCGCCAAGCTCACCTGCCGTGCCCGCACCTTCGAGGCGGCCGTGGCGCGCGCTCGCCGAGCGCTGGCCGAGTTCCGCATCCGCGGCGTCTCGACGAACATCCCCTTCCTCCAGGGCGTGATCGACGACCCCGATTTCGTTCGCGGCGACATCTCGACGTCGTTCATCGAAGAGCGCCCGCACCTGCTCGACGGCCACCGATCGAAAGACCGGGGCACCAAGATCCTGCGCTGGATCGCGGAGACGACGGTCAACCAGCCGAACGGCGCCTCGCCGATCAGCATCGACCCGGTGACCAAGCTGCCCGGGCTCGCGAGCCCTCTGACGCTGCCGCGCGGCTCTCGCGACCGGCTGCTCGACCTCGGGCCCGCGGGGTTCGCCGCCGACCTGCGGCAGCGCCCCGAGCTGGCCGTGACCGACACGACCTTCCGCGACGCGCACCAGTCGCTGCTCGCCACCCGGGTGCGCACCGTCGACCTCGTCGCCGCGGCTCCATACGTCGCGGCGACCATGCCCGAGCTGCTCTCGGTGGAAGCCTGGGGTGGCGCGACCTACGACGTCGCCCTGCGCTTCCTCGGCGAAGACCCCTGGCAGCGCCTCGCCCTGCTGCGAGAGGCCATGCCGGGCGTCGCGATCCAGATGCTGCTGCGCGGGCGCAACACCGTCGGCTACACGCCCTACCCGACCCGCGTCACCGACGCGTTCGTCGAGGAGGCGGCGGCGACCGGGGTCGACGTCTTCCGCATCTTCGACGCCCTGAACGACGTGTCGCAGATGCGGCCCGCAATCGACGCCGTGCTCGAGACGGGCACGACTGTCGCCGAGGTGGCGCTCTGCTACACGGGCAACCTGCTGAGCCCTGCCGAAGATCTCTACACGCTCGACTACTACCTGCGCCTCGCCGACGACATCGTCGCCACAGGAGCCCACGTGCTCGCGATCAAGGACATGGCCGGCCTCCTGCGCCCGGCCGCCGCGACCGCCCTCGTGACGGCTCTGCGCGAGCGGTTCGACCTGCCCGTGCACCTGCACACGCACGACACCGCGGGAGGCCAGCTGGCCACGATCCTGGCCGCGAGCCGTGCCGGGGTGGACGCCGTCGACGTCGCGAGCGCCCCTCTCGCCGGCACGACGAGCCAGGTCTCGGCGTCCGCCCTCGTCGCCGCCCTCGAAGACACCGACCGCGACACCGGGCTGTCGTTCGAGGCGGTCGCAGCCCTCGAGCCGTATTGGGAGGCCGTGCGGCACCTCTACAGGCCGTTCGAGTCGGGGCTGCCCGCGCCGACCGGCCGGGTCTACGACCACGAGATTCCGGGCGGTCAGCTCTCGAACCTGCGGCAGCAGGCGATCGCCCTCGGTCTCGAGAACGACTTCGAGCTCATCGAGGACATGTACGCGGCGGCCGACCGCATCCTGGGTCGCATCCCCAAGGTCACGCCCTCGTCGAAGGTGGTGGGCGATCTCGCCCTGCACCTGACCGCGGTCGGCGCCGACCCGGCCGACTTCGAGGCGAACCCGGGCTCGTACGACATCCCCGACTCCGTGGTGCGCTTCATGGCCGGCGAGCTGGGCGACCTGCCGGGCGGCTGGCCCGAGCCCTTCCGCACCAAGGTGCTGGCCGGGCGCCGAGTCGACCTGTCGGTCGAGAAGCTGAGCCCCGCCGACGACGCGGCGCTCGCCGAACCCGGCCCTGCGCGACGCGACACCCTCAACCGCCTCCTCTTCCCCGGCCCGGCGGCGCAGTATCACGACCGGCTCGCCGACTACGGCGACCTCTCGGTGCTGAGCACCCGCGACTACCTCTACGGCCTGCGCGGGGGCGAGGAGTCGCAGGTGCACGTCGCCCCCGGCGTCGACATCCTGATCGGCCTCGAGGCCATCGGCGACCCCGACGAGAAGGGCATGCGCCAGGTCATGGCGACCATGAACGGCCAGCTTCGCCCGGTGGTCGTTCGCGACCTGTCGATCGGCGTCGACGTCGTCCCCGTCGAGAAGGCGAACCCCGCGTCGC
- a CDS encoding TetR/AcrR family transcriptional regulator yields MISSDSQQTAESTLSGYRGDRPLRIDAQRRRDEILAAATAEFAEHGDGVPLDAIARQAGVGIGTLYRNFPGREVLLEAVYAAELAHVTANAEGLLVEWEPEAALREWMAQYAMFITGKRAMLPALSATSSPGRRTTTRELVTGAIETILERGVAAGVFRADVCAADITALLQGAFFATTGDDGPERVARLLDLIVDVLLARAHESGR; encoded by the coding sequence TTGATCTCATCAGATTCCCAGCAGACGGCGGAGTCGACCCTCTCGGGGTACCGCGGCGATCGCCCCCTGCGCATCGACGCCCAGCGTCGCCGCGACGAGATCCTGGCTGCGGCGACGGCGGAGTTCGCCGAGCACGGCGACGGGGTTCCCCTCGATGCCATCGCGCGGCAGGCGGGTGTCGGGATCGGCACTCTCTACCGCAACTTCCCCGGCCGGGAGGTGCTTCTCGAGGCCGTCTACGCCGCCGAGCTCGCCCACGTGACCGCCAACGCGGAGGGCCTCCTCGTCGAGTGGGAGCCAGAAGCGGCGCTTCGGGAGTGGATGGCGCAGTACGCCATGTTCATCACAGGGAAGCGGGCGATGCTGCCGGCCCTGAGCGCCACGTCGTCGCCCGGCCGCCGGACGACCACTCGCGAGCTCGTCACCGGAGCCATCGAGACGATCCTCGAGCGGGGTGTCGCCGCGGGAGTCTTCCGGGCCGACGTCTGTGCGGCGGACATCACGGCCCTCCTGCAGGGCGCCTTCTTCGCGACGACCGGTGACGACGGGCCGGAACGCGTCGCTCGGTTGCTCGATCTCATCGTCGACGTCCTTCTCGCGCGTGCCCACGAAAGCGGCCGCTGA
- a CDS encoding alpha/beta fold hydrolase: MGRSRVRLLVPVLLAVATLLAFGTAAGSAAAAPVTAAAQVRSFFVPVAESPGSAARIDLDVDLYTPAVTPAPAVLLAHGFGQTKADLAPEAKKLQAAGYVVLAYTARGFGRSGGSIGLDSLSGEVPDARALITVLAHDSTVEKTKGDPVVGVVGGSYGGALALMVGATDPRVDTVVAAITWNNLANALVPASAGTVAGSSADSQRDFKTGWASRLFGAGITPDKACGRFTAQFCALYENLIAGGQPTATDLALLKHSSPSTVLSGSHAPTLLLQGLHDNLFGLDQADANERQLKKAGAPVQVRWFNGGHDGGGIAGTDSIILSWLADHLKSQGSVAQTFSYSVPATATAFGQTITADRYPGLHGSGSSRSIALTGRTTAVVNPPGGQPASVTGLPGLDSGSATGRAATGLLGAANPAAEQAQFVSAPMKTPVILAGAATVHLRVTPAAGTKTQTPALLYAQLSATTGDAVRVLPGGVAPIRVLIPADGADVTVTLPATAWSFTPGDRLTLTVRTTDSQFAGSPTPAAYRVSVDGPLALPTVTAATTDRSAGRPSLGVLIGIGITLLAALALLAFALVRGRRSDRGGRGGRGASPATAEGPTPTAAEEAAPLEIRGLTKRFRSGFLAVDDVSFTVERGQVMGLLGENGAGKTTTLRMVAGLIRPDAGAASSFGSTISPGAPVLARLGCFIEGPGFLPHLSGRRNLELYWAATGRPTDEARFDDVLAVADLGAAITKAVRGYSQGMRQRLAIAQAMLGMPDLLVLDEPTNGLDPPQITALRGVLRRYAEGGRTVIVSSHLLGEVEMTCSHVVVMSHGRVVAAGPVGEIAGDSSELLVGVTNVDDALAALRRLGAESTAGRDAGTIRVTPGDHPVTVVVATLVDAGVGVTSVQRGRHLEEAFLSLIGASQQPSRTNETP; this comes from the coding sequence ATGGGACGATCCCGAGTACGACTCCTCGTGCCCGTGCTCCTGGCGGTCGCGACGCTCTTGGCATTCGGCACTGCAGCAGGGTCCGCAGCGGCCGCGCCGGTGACCGCCGCCGCCCAGGTGCGCTCGTTCTTCGTGCCCGTCGCCGAGTCACCGGGAAGCGCCGCTCGCATCGACCTCGACGTCGATCTGTACACGCCCGCCGTCACTCCGGCTCCCGCGGTGCTGCTCGCTCACGGGTTCGGCCAGACGAAGGCCGATCTCGCGCCCGAGGCGAAGAAGCTGCAGGCGGCAGGCTACGTCGTCCTCGCCTACACCGCGCGTGGCTTCGGCCGCTCCGGAGGCTCGATCGGGCTCGACTCCCTCAGCGGAGAGGTCCCCGACGCACGGGCCCTGATCACCGTCCTCGCTCACGACTCGACCGTCGAGAAGACGAAGGGCGACCCGGTCGTCGGCGTGGTCGGCGGCTCGTACGGGGGCGCACTCGCCCTGATGGTCGGGGCCACCGACCCCCGCGTCGACACAGTGGTCGCCGCGATCACCTGGAACAACCTCGCGAACGCACTCGTTCCGGCGTCCGCCGGCACGGTCGCAGGATCGAGTGCCGACAGTCAGCGAGACTTCAAGACCGGGTGGGCGTCCCGGCTCTTCGGCGCCGGCATCACACCCGACAAGGCGTGCGGGCGCTTCACCGCTCAGTTCTGCGCGCTCTACGAGAACCTCATCGCGGGCGGCCAACCGACCGCCACCGATCTCGCCCTCCTGAAGCACTCCTCCCCCTCGACGGTGCTGTCGGGTTCGCACGCGCCGACGCTCCTCCTCCAGGGCCTGCACGACAACCTCTTCGGCCTCGACCAGGCCGATGCGAACGAACGCCAGCTGAAGAAAGCCGGCGCTCCCGTCCAGGTCCGATGGTTCAACGGCGGGCACGACGGCGGCGGCATCGCCGGGACCGACTCGATCATCCTGTCGTGGCTGGCCGATCACCTGAAGTCCCAGGGATCCGTCGCTCAGACCTTCAGCTACTCCGTGCCGGCGACCGCCACCGCCTTCGGGCAGACCATCACGGCCGACCGGTACCCGGGGCTCCACGGGTCAGGGTCGAGTCGCTCCATCGCGCTGACGGGGCGCACCACCGCCGTCGTCAACCCTCCCGGCGGCCAACCCGCCTCCGTCACCGGGCTGCCCGGGCTCGACTCGGGAAGCGCCACCGGGCGAGCCGCCACCGGGCTCCTCGGGGCCGCGAACCCCGCAGCTGAGCAGGCGCAGTTCGTCTCCGCGCCGATGAAGACGCCTGTCATCCTGGCTGGAGCCGCAACCGTCCACCTCCGGGTGACGCCTGCGGCCGGCACGAAGACGCAGACACCCGCACTTCTCTACGCACAGTTGTCCGCGACCACCGGCGACGCGGTCCGGGTGCTCCCCGGCGGAGTCGCGCCGATCCGCGTGCTGATTCCCGCCGACGGCGCCGACGTCACCGTGACACTGCCCGCCACGGCGTGGAGTTTCACACCGGGCGATCGGCTGACGCTGACGGTGCGCACGACGGACTCGCAGTTCGCGGGCTCGCCGACTCCGGCCGCCTACCGGGTGTCCGTCGACGGGCCCCTCGCTCTGCCGACCGTCACGGCGGCGACCACCGACCGGAGTGCCGGTCGGCCCTCTCTCGGCGTCCTGATCGGTATCGGCATCACCCTGCTGGCGGCTCTCGCGCTGCTTGCGTTCGCTCTCGTCCGAGGGCGGAGGAGCGACCGGGGTGGCCGGGGCGGCCGGGGCGCCTCGCCGGCCACCGCCGAGGGGCCGACTCCGACGGCAGCCGAGGAGGCCGCGCCGTTGGAGATCCGCGGGCTGACGAAACGGTTCCGGTCCGGCTTCCTCGCGGTCGACGACGTCTCCTTCACCGTCGAACGCGGCCAGGTGATGGGCCTGCTCGGAGAGAACGGCGCCGGCAAGACGACGACCCTCCGAATGGTCGCCGGGCTCATTCGCCCCGACGCCGGGGCCGCGTCGTCGTTCGGGTCCACGATCAGCCCCGGCGCGCCCGTGCTCGCCCGTCTCGGCTGCTTCATCGAGGGCCCCGGTTTCTTGCCGCATCTCTCCGGTCGGCGAAACCTCGAACTGTACTGGGCGGCGACGGGCCGGCCGACCGACGAAGCACGCTTCGACGACGTCCTCGCGGTCGCCGACCTCGGGGCCGCGATCACGAAGGCCGTCCGCGGGTACAGCCAGGGCATGCGCCAACGCCTCGCGATCGCCCAGGCCATGCTCGGAATGCCCGACCTGCTCGTCCTCGACGAACCCACGAACGGCCTCGATCCGCCACAGATCACGGCCCTCCGGGGAGTCCTGCGGCGCTACGCCGAAGGCGGCCGCACCGTGATCGTCTCGTCGCACCTGCTCGGCGAGGTCGAGATGACCTGCTCGCACGTGGTCGTCATGTCGCACGGGCGGGTCGTGGCCGCCGGGCCGGTCGGCGAGATCGCCGGCGACTCGAGCGAGCTCCTCGTCGGCGTGACGAACGTCGACGACGCCCTCGCGGCGCTCCGCCGGCTCGGGGCCGAGTCCACGGCGGGGCGCGACGCCGGCACCATCCGCGTGACACCGGGCGACCACCCGGTCACGGTCGTCGTCGCAACACTCGTCGATGCCGGCGTGGGAGTCACGAGCGTGCAACGAGGGCGCCACCTGGAAGAAGCCTTCCTCTCTCTCATCGGCGCGAGCCAGCAGCCCTCTCGAACGAACGAGACACCATGA
- a CDS encoding ABC transporter permease: MTTSLQASTTARRRTTMPFRVELARQLSQWRVRIVLIILVVLPLIVRAALLVGGPPSSNSRATSLVDLAQVSGGTFAAFVIELTAGFLLTLIAALLFGDMIAGESSRSTLKYLLTIPVPRLRLLGVKVAVAATLLVAGLVALTLVALVVGILSYGPAGIQIPGGPRLGLGDSIGRIALATAAGAVGLLWAAGLGTLLTVVANSPLAAAGGVVLVSILSRILDSISTLGSVRLILPTHYASAFQQFLTAPTNLAPVADSVLSGLVWAVVLGFAAAWWFSRKDIAG; this comes from the coding sequence ATGACCACTTCTCTTCAGGCCTCGACCACCGCTCGGCGGCGTACGACCATGCCGTTCCGGGTCGAGCTGGCCCGCCAGCTCAGCCAGTGGCGAGTCCGGATCGTGCTGATCATCCTGGTCGTCCTCCCCCTCATCGTCCGTGCCGCCCTGCTCGTCGGCGGGCCGCCCTCGAGCAACAGCCGGGCGACGAGCCTCGTCGACCTGGCCCAGGTGAGCGGAGGCACGTTCGCAGCCTTCGTCATCGAGCTGACCGCAGGGTTCCTGCTGACGTTGATCGCGGCGCTCCTCTTCGGCGACATGATCGCCGGAGAGTCGTCCCGCTCGACCCTGAAGTACCTCCTGACGATCCCCGTCCCTCGTCTCCGGCTGCTCGGCGTGAAAGTCGCCGTCGCGGCCACGCTCCTCGTCGCCGGGCTCGTCGCCCTCACCCTGGTGGCGCTCGTCGTCGGCATCCTCTCGTACGGCCCCGCCGGCATCCAGATCCCGGGCGGTCCGCGTCTCGGCCTGGGAGACTCCATCGGTCGCATCGCGCTGGCCACCGCCGCCGGGGCGGTCGGGCTGCTCTGGGCGGCCGGCCTCGGCACCCTGCTCACCGTCGTCGCGAACAGCCCCCTCGCGGCGGCGGGAGGTGTTGTGCTCGTCTCGATCCTGTCCCGCATCCTCGACTCCATCTCCACCCTCGGCAGCGTCCGCCTGATCCTGCCCACCCACTACGCCAGCGCGTTCCAGCAATTCCTGACGGCCCCGACGAACCTCGCCCCGGTGGCCGACTCCGTCCTCTCCGGCCTGGTGTGGGCCGTCGTCCTCGGGTTCGCTGCGGCCTGGTGGTTCAGCCGGAAGGACATCGCAGGATGA
- a CDS encoding SDR family NAD(P)-dependent oxidoreductase: MTSAGDTDFAGVAIVTGANSGLGFETARRLAAQTREATVILACRNPQKGAEAELSIRESTGNVRVKALPLDLSSLASVRAFAAEFATSAGVPIDSLVCNAGISRASGPTADGFDPVFETNHLGHFLLTLLLLPRMSPTGRIISVSSDMHQPPGPALTWPGADAVAIVQRPAKRRLRYSYSKLCNLYFTYALTRRLEAEHSTVSAAAFNPGLMTDTGFATIPAPVGAVMKKIFASRVGDLETSSTALARLASGASGARIGGQYFDRTDRMPSRSSALSYDVENARELWQVSARLVGETAAG; this comes from the coding sequence ATGACCAGCGCGGGCGACACCGACTTCGCGGGAGTCGCGATCGTCACGGGTGCCAACTCCGGCCTCGGCTTCGAGACGGCCCGACGGCTCGCGGCCCAGACGCGCGAGGCGACCGTCATCCTCGCCTGCCGCAACCCGCAGAAGGGCGCCGAGGCCGAACTGTCCATCCGCGAGTCGACCGGTAACGTCCGCGTGAAGGCCCTGCCGCTCGATCTGTCGTCCCTGGCGTCGGTGCGGGCCTTCGCCGCCGAGTTCGCGACGAGCGCGGGCGTGCCCATCGACTCGCTGGTCTGCAACGCCGGGATCTCCCGCGCGAGCGGGCCCACGGCAGACGGCTTCGATCCCGTGTTCGAGACGAACCACCTGGGCCACTTCCTCCTGACGCTCCTCCTCCTGCCCCGCATGTCACCGACGGGGCGGATCATCTCCGTCTCGAGCGACATGCACCAGCCGCCCGGCCCCGCGCTGACGTGGCCCGGCGCCGACGCCGTCGCCATCGTGCAACGACCGGCAAAGCGTCGACTGCGCTACTCGTACTCGAAGCTCTGCAACCTCTACTTCACCTACGCACTGACCCGCCGACTCGAGGCCGAGCACTCCACTGTCTCCGCGGCCGCCTTCAACCCCGGGTTGATGACGGACACCGGCTTCGCCACCATCCCGGCCCCGGTCGGCGCCGTCATGAAGAAGATCTTCGCCTCGCGGGTCGGCGACCTCGAGACGTCGAGCACAGCCCTGGCACGGCTCGCGTCCGGCGCCTCAGGAGCACGCATCGGCGGCCAGTACTTCGACCGGACCGACAGGATGCCCTCGCGGTCGTCGGCTCTGTCGTACGACGTCGAGAACGCACGCGAGCTCTGGCAGGTGAGCGCTCGCCTCGTCGGCGAGACCGCCGCCGGCTGA
- a CDS encoding CocE/NonD family hydrolase yields the protein MALTGILAGPISGLKYRTPTHSGLTGDNGEFEYEEGERMTFLLGGNALGYVTAGPRIHLAQLVPRVDGDLDKLKDSGLTNIARLIFTLGREEIRDNGTAIPPEVHDIIGTRRINFRHDADYAATGTLDKVTQFTEDPVVIGLLDDLGASGVFGTQKPRTLCTPANARNELRRNALGILRFRDVRIPLQNGSYVLADVFRPAAPGDYPAIVNCGPYGKAFNHHSIATSDDLEHHEVEEEEYFFGNAGDLQFENHETVSTAVWVPDGYAVVRVDMPGAGASPGKLAPWGIVGAEAFRDAIEWAGTQPWSNGNVGTWGMSYLAISQHAAASLHPEHLKAMIAIGTDVDLYEDVAYNGGVLNEQFWPIWRASGLTPPIVGEPDLVDFVQIMKDSPFRDSNPDAIFGPRSEVFMSPDLSDVTVPLWAVAATTHLSNIHQLGSNSAYLNTPTPHKKLDFWEDWFQRAYAAETVAQHKAFFDHWLKGVDNGIMDGPPIRLEIRTGDGTSYLQEEDEWPIARTEYPKWYFDAEPSEWVGDGHRSEFLRLSTTAPVNDAESSYSAQVQLAPRAPIGSPRVDPESAESDPHVTGVSFVSEPLAEDAVIAGFGTVRLWVSSTSDDIDLFVSVRVIGADDQEVDFTGFTTFGFPFRIAPLTKGWLKVSHRALDAEKSTPYQPKHTHLKADYSPLRQGEIVPVDVALVPNVGKIFAGQRIRIDVQPHDGVAHGLTHEYDPGHHDNATNRIHTGPEHSSYVQLPVVPPRPGIDRM from the coding sequence ATGGCCCTCACGGGAATTCTGGCCGGCCCGATCTCGGGCCTGAAGTACAGGACGCCGACGCACTCCGGCCTCACCGGCGACAACGGCGAGTTCGAGTACGAGGAGGGCGAGCGGATGACGTTCCTCCTCGGCGGGAACGCGCTCGGATACGTGACCGCCGGGCCACGGATCCATCTCGCCCAGCTCGTCCCTCGCGTGGACGGCGATCTCGACAAGCTGAAGGACTCCGGCCTCACGAACATCGCCCGGTTGATCTTCACCCTCGGCCGAGAAGAGATTCGCGACAACGGGACGGCCATCCCGCCGGAAGTCCACGACATCATCGGCACCCGCCGGATCAACTTCCGCCACGATGCCGACTACGCAGCCACCGGCACTCTGGACAAGGTCACCCAGTTCACCGAAGATCCGGTCGTCATCGGTCTCCTGGACGACCTGGGCGCCTCCGGAGTCTTCGGAACCCAGAAGCCGCGCACCCTGTGCACTCCGGCGAACGCGCGGAACGAGCTGCGACGGAACGCCCTCGGGATCCTGCGATTCCGGGATGTCCGGATCCCGTTGCAGAACGGCTCGTACGTTCTGGCCGACGTGTTCCGCCCCGCGGCGCCCGGCGACTACCCGGCGATCGTCAACTGCGGCCCCTACGGCAAAGCGTTCAACCACCACTCCATCGCCACCTCCGACGACCTGGAGCACCACGAGGTCGAAGAAGAAGAGTATTTCTTCGGCAATGCCGGCGACCTGCAGTTCGAGAATCACGAGACGGTCAGCACGGCGGTGTGGGTGCCCGACGGCTACGCGGTCGTGCGGGTGGACATGCCCGGAGCGGGCGCCAGCCCTGGGAAGCTCGCGCCGTGGGGAATCGTCGGCGCCGAAGCCTTCCGCGATGCCATCGAATGGGCCGGCACTCAGCCGTGGTCGAACGGCAACGTCGGAACCTGGGGGATGTCGTACTTGGCGATCAGCCAGCACGCGGCGGCGAGCCTCCACCCCGAGCATCTGAAGGCCATGATCGCCATCGGCACCGACGTCGACCTCTACGAAGACGTCGCGTACAACGGCGGCGTGCTCAACGAGCAGTTCTGGCCGATCTGGAGGGCGTCGGGCCTCACCCCGCCCATCGTCGGGGAGCCGGATCTCGTCGACTTCGTGCAGATCATGAAGGACAGCCCGTTTCGCGACTCGAACCCCGACGCGATCTTCGGCCCGCGGTCCGAGGTGTTCATGAGTCCCGACCTGAGCGACGTGACCGTCCCCCTCTGGGCCGTCGCGGCCACGACCCACCTGTCCAACATCCACCAGCTCGGCTCGAACTCGGCGTACCTGAACACGCCGACCCCGCACAAGAAGCTCGACTTCTGGGAGGACTGGTTCCAGCGCGCCTACGCGGCCGAAACCGTTGCGCAGCACAAGGCGTTCTTCGACCACTGGCTCAAGGGCGTCGACAACGGCATCATGGACGGCCCGCCCATCCGGCTCGAGATCCGCACCGGCGACGGCACCTCGTACCTGCAGGAGGAGGACGAGTGGCCCATCGCGCGCACCGAGTATCCGAAGTGGTACTTCGACGCCGAGCCGAGCGAGTGGGTCGGCGACGGCCACCGGTCGGAGTTCCTGCGCCTGTCGACGACAGCCCCCGTGAACGACGCGGAGTCGAGCTATTCGGCGCAGGTTCAGCTCGCCCCGCGGGCTCCCATCGGAAGCCCCCGCGTCGATCCGGAGTCTGCCGAGTCGGACCCGCACGTCACCGGCGTCTCCTTCGTCAGCGAGCCGCTGGCCGAAGACGCAGTCATCGCGGGATTCGGCACCGTGCGACTCTGGGTCTCGTCGACGAGTGACGACATCGACCTCTTCGTATCGGTGCGCGTGATCGGAGCGGACGACCAGGAGGTCGACTTCACCGGATTCACCACGTTCGGGTTCCCCTTCCGGATCGCACCGCTGACCAAAGGCTGGCTCAAGGTCTCCCACCGTGCCCTCGACGCCGAGAAGTCGACCCCGTACCAGCCCAAGCACACGCACCTGAAGGCCGACTACTCCCCCCTTCGACAGGGCGAAATCGTGCCGGTCGACGTGGCGCTCGTGCCGAATGTCGGCAAGATCTTCGCCGGCCAGCGCATTCGAATCGACGTCCAGCCGCACGACGGCGTCGCGCACGGGCTGACACACGAGTACGACCCGGGCCATCATGACAACGCGACCAACCGGATCCACACCGGCCCAGAGCATTCCAGCTATGTTCAGCTGCCGGTCGTGCCACCGCGGCCCGGCATCGATCGGATGTGA